The genomic segment GAATTTTCGTAGCTTTCTGCCGATATCGGTTATTTCACCCTTTTTGTTCAGTGCACTTAATTGAGTTAAGAGCTTTACCGCTTTTTCCCACGCTCCTTTACCGGGAGGATCCAGCCACTTGAGCTGTTTTGCATCGTTTACACCCCAGTGAGCAAGTTCGAGCACCAAGCTCGTGAGATCAGCATTGCAGATTTCAGGTGGTGTGAATGCAAGCAGGCCATGATGAATTTTTTCATCCCAAAGTCTGATACACATACCGCTGTTTTGTCTCCCTGCCCGGCCACGACGCTGCTCTGCAGATGCTCTAGATATCCTTGAAGTGACAAGGCTTGTTAGACCGTTCTTTGGGTTGTAAACCGGATGTTTATGTAAGCCGCTATCAACAATACAGCGCACACCATCAACAGTGAGGCTTGTCTCTGCTACCGGAGTTGCGAGGACCACTCTTCTTTGCCTGTTTTGTTTTGGGGCGAGAATTTTATCTTGCTGTTCTATTGGCAGATCACCGTATAGGGGCAGTATCTTGACATTGTTCCCAATGCTTTCAAGTTCCCTCTCAACAGATTTAATGTCTGCAATTCCAGGGAGGAAAGTTAAAATATCACCTTCATAGTTGGCCAGGGCATAGGATATAGCCGAAGTTACACTCATTGACAATGGGGTGAATTCTGTGGCAGGAGGCTGGTAAATCACAGAAACGGGGAAACTCTTACCTGCACTTTCCACTATTCGGGCATTATCAAGAAGTTTTGCTAATTTCTCACTATCTAAGGTAGCGGACATTACAAGTAACCTGAAATCTTCACGAAGAGTTGCCAGGTCAAGACAAAGTGCAAGGCAGAGATCTGCAATGAGGCTTCGCTCATGATATTCATCGAAAATAACAAGCCCAATATCTGTGAGTTCCTGATCTTTTTGGATTGTTTTAAGGAAAACGCCTTCTGTAACGATAAATATTTTTGTATTTGCTGAAAATTCTTTGGAGTAGCGAGTGATGTAACCAACCGTTTGTCCAATCCTTTCTCCTAAGAGAGAACTCATTCTGTAGGCAGCGGCCCTTGCAGCCACTCTGCGCGGCTCAAGCATGTAGATTTTTTTCCCGTGAAGCCAATCTTGGCCTAATAGGGTTATTGGTGCAATTGTAGTTTTTCCTGAACCCGTAGGGGACTTGAGGACGGTGTGACCAGCGGCAAGGCTCTCTTGCAGGCTATCAAGAACAGCAGAGATTGGGTAATTTGAGAGAGATTTAGTTATAGTTGGGTTTTGCATGCAGAATGTGGCCTTTGTTAGTGTTTGATCTTATTGACGTTATCCCATCGTCAGTCCCATTTTTAGCTGAGTAGTTTCGTATGCCTGCACCTAGATGTCAAATTATTACGGTACAGATTATCCTGAGACATAGGGTTTACTTGGGGTAGATAAGAGGCAAGCATTAATTTTATTCAAAGCCTTGATCGCAGCCCTACCTGCTTGTAGTGACACATCGTCTTTTCAGCAAGAGATATTTGTTGGTACCCTGTGCTTTCCTGCTCCTTTTTCTTTAGTGTTTTTTACTGCATCATATTTTCTACGCCTTTGTATAGCCGAGCCTCCTGCTTTCCGTGCTATAATGAGTTAATATGGACTCCATAATGTTGGGTTGGATCATGTGGAAGGAGCTAATAGATAATATCGCAGCTCACCTCAAAGGTTAATACTGCCACGTCAAGCTAGACATCACAGGAACTGTTAGTTCGAATATACCGAAACATCTTAGCGTATTTATCTATTTGTACTAAGTGAATATTTGCTTTATTATTCGATTCATGACGGATTCAATATCAGAATTGAGGATAGATTTTTCTTATAAATCAATTTAACTAATAAAAGGTATCATCATGGAAATATTACTGTTTTTTGGTTTAGTAACTTTTTCTGCCCTCTTTTGTTTTACCCTGAAAGTCAACCAGTCGAAACACAGGCCCAACCCAAATACCCCTGGGGACCTTGTCTTTTTGAAAGTTACGCCAATCCAACAACCAGAGCGTTCCTATAACAATATTCGGCTGAGGCCATTCTAACAATATTCTGTAGGTGGTGGAGCCTCATCCACAGATTCCTCGTAGCAGGTTTATCATTAAATTATCAGGAGTTTCACAATGCGTAGATTTTTAAACTTTTTTTCCTTTACTACAGCCCTTGTGGTCTTTTTGGGTTTTGGCGGAGTAGCCTTTGCGACTGGCTCTGGAATGGTTCAGGACACCTTGAATCTGACAAAGCACTGGGGAGGATATGTTGCATTGATAGTCTTCGTGGTGGCGTATGTATTTGTCATGCTTGAAGAGATTACGCATATGCGAAAATCCAAACCGGTCCTGTTAGCTGCCGGTATTATCTGGGGTGTGATCGGCCTGATATATGCGATGAATGGCATTGATCATGCTGCAGAGGCTGCCCTGCGTCATAATATTCTCGAATATGCAGAGCTGTTTCTCTTTTTGCTGGTGGCCATGACCTTTATCAATGCCATGGATGAGCGGCAAGTCTTTGAGGTTCTCCGGGTAAAGCTGGTCAATGCCGGTTACTCCTTCAGAAAACTCTTCTGGATCACCGGTTTGCTGGGCTTTTTCATCTCTTCGGGTGCAGACAATCTTACCACGGACCTGTTGATGTGTGCTGGGGCGATGGTTATCGGCAAAGAGGATAAAAAATTTGTAGGCCTGGACTGAATTAATATTGAGTGCTGCCGCCAATGCGGGCGGTGCTTTTAGCCCCTTTGGAGACATTACCACCTTGATGGTATGGCAGAAGGGAATTATCCAGTTTCAGGAATTTTTCGTATTATTTATCCCCTCTGTCGTCAATTGGCTTGTGCCGGCAGTTATAATGAGCTTTGCCGTACCAAATAAGCAGCCTGAATCAGGCATTGATGATATAAAACTGAAGCGTGGGGCCCTTGTGATTATAGGTCTTTTTCTCTGGACCATCGCCACTGCTGTAAGCTTTCATAATTTTCTGAAACTGCCACCGGTGGCTGGTATGATGGCCGGTTTGTCGCTCTTGAAAATATTCGGCTACTACCTTAACAAAACCCATGTTAAAAACCGTTTAACCTATGATCCAGTAAAAGCGGAACAACGGATCGGCCAGATCGTTCCATTTGATATTTTCGCCAAGGTAGCACGGGCAGAATGGGATACACTGCTTTTTTTCTACGGTATCATCCTCTGTGTTGGTGGTCTCGGTTTCATGGGTTACCTCGGCCTTGCCTCAAACATAATGTACCTTGACCTGGGGCCGACAACCGCCAATATCATTGTAGGATTTCTCTCAGCAATTGTTGATAACATTCCGGTCATGTTTGCCGTTCTGACCATGATGCCGGAGATGTCTCAAGGTCAGTGGCTACTTGTCACCCTGACAGCGGGAGTTGGTGGAAGCATGCTGTCCATTGGTTCAGCCGCAGGGGTGGCACTTATGGGGCAGGCCAGAGGCAAATATACATTTTTCGGACACCTCAAATGGTCTCCGGTGATTGCCCTGGGATACGTAGCAAGTATCTATACCCATTTCCTCATAAACAGTTCATTGATGTAGCTGAAAAGTGGCTGGTAGTACAGAGCTTATTTTTCAATGATAATAAAATCCCCGTTAGGAGCTTATCAAGTCTCCTGACGGGGGCAGTAGAGTGTAGTTATATGCAGGCTTGAAAACATTTAAGAGGCATAATTTTCTAAGAGTAAAAAATCAGTTTTTAACACCAGTTGATTGATCGAGGTACTCTCCACCCTGTTGCTCTTTGTCGGTAGCATAGGAGGTGCCTAGTGTTTTCAAACAAGGAGTGAAACTATTGTTGAGGTGCTGTTGGATTGTTCACGCAAGCCTTGCAGGTGCCCTTGTTGTTTTTGGGCTCTCCTGCTTACTAACATTCAAAAAATAGTTTTTGTTGGGCAGCATCAGAGATAGCTGCTACGGCAGGATGTTTGATAATCCGCTCAACCGAAATTGCATAAAATTTTTCTCTTATTTTATTTGTACGTCCAATCACCTGAACTTGATACTGTTGTGCAACTTCTTTTTCGATAACTGTTGGTGCCATGAAAATGCCATCACCAGCTTGTCCAAACACTTTAACTAATGCATTATCATCAAACTCGCCAATTATTACCGGGTGAACTCCAATTCTTTCAAACCACTGGTCGAGCATGCCTCGCGATGAGCTCATGGGCATGGGCAGCAACATGGGCGCTTCATCTAGGGAATGGGGGAAGTTGCTCTGGCGCGGTTTGGCAAGTTTTTCGACCCCAAAAAAAGAGACACCGCACTCACCTAGAAGATGATTGTAGGCCTTGATACTTAAACTTGAGCGAATCGGAGTATCTGTCAAAACCACATCGAGATTATGCAAGGCCAGTTCGGCAAGTAACTGTTCATCTTTTCCCTCGTGACAACTCAAACGCACTTTTTCAGGTAGCTTTCCTGTTGGCTCAAGAAGCTTTCGAGCCACAAGTTTTGGAATTACGTCGACGATGCCCACTTTCAGTGATAAGGGGCCAGCAACTGGCCGACCATGTAGAGAGTCCATCATTTCCCGGCCCAGAGAAAATATCTCATCTGCATACCGAAAAACAAGATGTCCCATGTCTGTAGGTTCAATATTTCGGCCGACCCGCCTGAACAGTTTTGCCCCTAAATTTTCTTCGAATTTAGATAATTGGGCGCTCACTGTTGACTGAGCTAAGCTGAGTTTGGCGCTGGCTGCTGTGATGCTCCCCTCTTTCATTACAGTCCAAAAATAAAACAGATGATGGTAGTTGAGCCATTCCATGATATTGCAATCTCTCCAGGGTTGATTTGCGCGGCTTTACTGCGAGATAACACGTTTCGTTAAATTCGATATATTGTAACATTTTTATCTGTATGCTCTATTTGTTTCTTCACTATATAATTGCTTAGTGATTGATTCAATATAAGTATTGAACTGTAGAATTTAGTGCCTGTTAGACGGCCCATAAATTTTTGGATTTACCTGTTTGAACGTTGTATTCGCGGTTACGGTCATGCTGCCCTGATAATGCTGTGCTGTCCCAACTTTCCCTCGTTTTCTTGTCTACCCAAGACGTCAAGGTCATTGCTTCAGCGCCCCACTCTGGCCAAATTTTGGTTTTTCTCCTGCTAGCTACCATGACTCCTCCAATGCTCTATGTTATAAGAAAACATCATCGAGCAAAGTCAGTAACTTCTATTTATGCAATAAGGCCTCGATTAATCCAAAACAGGGGTAGCGTCATGCCTGAAACGGTGGGGATCTCTCAATGTTGTTTTTTCTGTTTTTTAGATCATATGCTATTAAAATTATTACAAAACATTCCTCGTTCAGGAAGGTGTATTTCTAGTTGACAATGTTAGAGAAGTTCGGTTAAGGTAGTTTTATTAGATACCTCCAAGGTAGATGATACGTATGATGGATAAAGTATCGTACAACACTCGTGCTAATGTAGCGCGGTACGATAGCAGAGAAACCCAAGGTTGGTTACCTTGGGTTTTTTTGTATTCTATCCGCTATATAGAGCTTACGTCAAACGTTGCATTTTTCCGAGTCATGCTTTCGAAGAATTATTCCAAAAGAAGACTATTATCTACAGGATAGATGCACTCATTTTTCTGATCTTCTTCTTTCTATAATTGCTAATTTTCATACGGAAATATTTATAACAGGACTAGGGGAGACTCTTTGCGTGATAACGATGGGGGGCAAATCGTTATTGGCTTGAGGCTCCCTAAGGGAAAGCCAAGGTTTTTTTAAGCGCCCCGATCGACTTTTTATGCATTTTGTTGGCCTTGTTGCATAAATTCTGAAGGAAGAAAATCAGTTTTCCTCTGTTCCACTCCATCTTAGCAAACAACCTCTTGAACAGGCATTGCTCTTGCTCAAGGTCTTGATTACAGTGGACTTAGGCTTGACCGTTGTATTCGCGAAGGCTTAAATTATCGTTCATCAACTGCTTGTAGTGATACATGGCAGAATTTAAATTTTCGAACGATGTTAAAGCGATTCAATTGCAAAACAATCGAGTTTTCCAAAAGTACTGAGCTGCATGATAAGGTAATTGGTACTTTTTTCGAACGAGAATTTTATTAAATAACAAATTGGCATTACGACCTAAGTTGTTTATAGCTTATGCTTACCCCTCCCAAAAATAGTTTAATTACTACTTGCGAAGTGTAAACTTGCTTTTTCTTTTACGTTTTTTACAGAGCGATTTTACGAAGTCAGCACTTGTTATATGAATTCAGGCATTAAAAAATTATCAAAATAATGAAAAAGGGAATTTGCATAAAATGAATATTACCTACAGAGATGCTTCTGTTAATGACTTTAGCACTATTATACAAATATTTGTAAAGAATATGTCCCACAGCGTATTTACTAAAGCAACTGATAAAGATGTCCTTAGCTGCATAGCAGCTATTCAGATGGCAGAAGAATTTCATATTGCAAGTTGTATCAAAATAGCTGAATGGGATGGAGAGATATGTGGTGTTTTGATAGGTGCAACTGATGCTAGTGTGCCACCAGCAGTTTCATTCGACTATAACGCAATGATAAGAGATGCCAACATAAAGTTAACGACCACGAGTGAAGGACAGATGGTTTTAACAGAAATGCTTTTACATAATAAAAACGTAAAATTTGAATCGGAATGTGAGGTGATATTAGACTGTGATGGAGAATTGATGTTTTTTGCTGTGAATCAAGAGTACCGGCGCTACAAGATAGGATCTTGCTTAGTGAAGAACTTTGAAGAGTTTCTTCAGAAATGTGGTAGCAAAAAATATTTCCTTCATACTGATAGTCAATCCACTTTTCAATATTATGAGAACAACGGGTTTGAATGTGTGTGGAAAAAACAAAGTATATTTAACTCATCCGTTGAGCATTATACATACGTAAAAGAATTAGGAGCATGTTGCGTTTCGAGGTCGTAACTTGGTAAAGGAATGTTTTATTGTTACTTGTTGGGGCCCGACGATTGGTTGGCCGCTTCTTAAATAAATTTGGTTTGAGTTGATGAAACTCTTTCAGCTTATCCATGGGCGTTAAATGCTTCAATGCTTTTTGCGGGTGGCTATTATAAACGAGTTCGTATCGGTGCATTGTATCCTCAAGATCTTGTGCTGACTCGAAAGTAGTTCTTTTCAGAATGGCAGCAATGCGCCCATTGAAACGTTCAACCATTCCGTTTGATTGAGGATGCATTGGCTTTATAAGTCTATGCTCAATATTGTGGACGGTGCAATTTTGGTCAAAACCATGTTTACCTGTATGTACTTACGAATTCGGGGCGTTGTGGTTGCATTTGCATGTAGCTTATGGCAAAAATCACCTTTTGAAAGGAAGTTAATAAAATCCTGCATCCATGCATATGATTGCAACAACCTTTCACTACGGATGTCTAGGAAATCATCAGGGACCCAACAATTAGGTTTGAATAGGTTGACTAACTACGTACTTCTTTATTATTATCCCGTGATAAACACTCTATCGTCGTGGACTTGGTACTTCTCTCAAGATTCTTCAGGATAACAGCCACAAAGGCAGTTCGCAAGCTTGTCAGGCGTCAGTTGCCAGAAGTAGCACTGCAGATCGACGCTACATAGCGCCCTTTTGAATTCATCAAGATCATAACGTCGACCGGTCAGCACTGCTTCCAATCCTTGCATATCATTTCCACAGGCACTATCACCACAAATCTTGATATTTTTGACAATCCCCCCCTTTACCATTAGGTCAAGGTCAATCCGGCAGTCATTCAACCGGGCGGTTCTGCGGATACGGCATTCAGGGGATTTGCCATAGTTCCATTCCCAGGCATGGTACTTTTCTTTGGACAGCAGGTGGATGTCTTTCCAGTCCTTGTCGGTCAGTTTCTTTTCCCGCATGCCGCCGTACGGCGCAAAAATAGAATCCTGTATACTGTTCTTGAAAGTGTCCATATCCATGTAGCCTACAAGGTGCTCGCAGATGTTTGTCACCCTGCTTCTGACGGATGGTACGCCCCTGGAGTCAGTTTGCTCCACTTTCCCCTTCAGGGCGCGAGCCAAGTCTTGCATCTCCACATCAAAAAGCAGTGTTCCGTGGCTGACTATGCTCTTTTTCGTTGAATATTGGGCCATTCCAGATATTTTCATGCCGAAAGCGAAGATATTGTTTCTCTCGGAAAGTTCTGCCGGAACGCCCAGGCCCTGCAATGCCTTGATAACCGGCGCGGTGATTTTTTTGAAATTAAGTATGTTCGATTTTTCGTATTTGGTGATGAAACTAAAATTCAGATTCCCGTGGTCATGGTAGACGGCGCCACCTCCCGAAATCCTGCGAACGACATGAATCTCCTTCTGTCTGACGAATGCGTGATCGATTTCCTGAAACGCATTCTGGCTTCTTCCTATTATGACAGCAGGCTCATTGATATACAATAGCAGGTAGTCATGCTGCGGATCAAGATTCCTCAGGCAATATTCTTCGAAAGCCAGGTTGAGGCGCGGGTCGGTAATGCCGGAATTATCGATAAATAACATGGCCATCCTTGACCTCTGCTGTTGAAACCTGAAAACAGGCTATGGATCGGTTACGGGCATTGGCAAGGTGCAGGCCGGCCTGCCAAACCTCAGTCGATGCGGGCAGCGAGGTAGCCGATGAGGTCGTTTAGGGTAATGATCTGTCCATAGTCCTCCTCTGGAATTTCCACCCCGAGTTCTTCATAGAGCTTGACGAAAAAAGTGAGGACATCAAAAGAGTCGATGTCGAGGGCATCCTGCATGTTCTCGTCGGCAGCCAACCCATCTAAATCGGCTTCGGGGGTGATTGGTTGCAGGGCCCGGAGGATGGTCTCTTTGATTTGCTCTTTTCTCATAACTCTTCCGGTTTTTGCAGGTGGTGGTTGAGGGCTTCCAGAAACTGGGCCCCGCGATGGCCGTCGGTGGCACGGTGGTCTGCGGCCAGAGTGGCTGTCAGGATGGGACGAATGCCGAGCATACCGTCCTTGGCCCAAGGCTGCTCCAGGATTTTACCGAACCCGACCAGCGCTACTTGGGGGGGATAGATGACGCCATGAACCACCTCAACCCCCAGGTCCCCCAGGTTTGTTATGGTAACGGTAGCATCGGTCAGCTCCGAGCTGCGCAGGTGACCGCTGCGGGTGCGGGTAATCAGGTCGGACAAGGTTTCCATCAGCTCGGGCAGGCTCTTGAGGTTGGCATGGTGAATGGCCGGTGCCACCAGGCCGCCCTGCCGAAGCGAGATAACGAAGCCGATATGCACCGCTTCCTCGGGCTGTTGGCGATTGTCGAGCCAATAACCGTTGAGTTCCGGCACCTTTGCCAGGGCCAGGGCGGTGGCTTTGATCAGCGGCACCACAGGCAATACCCGCTCCTTGATAGAACGTTTCTTGTTCTCTGCCTCCAGCCAGCGCAGGGTATTGCTCATATCGATGCGGCTGGCCAGATAGTAATGAGGAATTTCCCGGTTGGACCGGGCCATTGCGGTTGCAATGGCCTGCCGCATGGCGGCCCCTGGCGTAGATGGCACCGATTGGGCTGCGGCCTTTTCCGCCGCTGCGGCACGTTCAATGTCGATGCCGGTGATGGCGCCGCCCTGCCCTGTGCCCTGGACTGTGCTCAGTTCAACGTCCAGTTCAGCAAGCAGCTTGCGCGCCCGGGGCGAAATCCTCAGCCTTTTGCCCGCTGCAGTGACCACAGCCGGAGGCGGCTCTGCCGCCGGTTCCTCACGGTGCGCCGCGATCAGGCAGGCCTTGTACTTGAACACCGGTTCCGGCAACGCTTCTTCCCTCAGCTCCCTGCCCTGCTCTCCGTTCCCCTGGATGGTCGCCAGCACAGTGCCCACGGGAACATTCTCGCCCCGCTGGACCAGGATCTGCTCGATGACGCCGTCGGTAAACACCTCGATCTCGATCACCCCTTTTGCGGTTTCCACCTCGGCAATGATATCGCCACGTTTGACCTGATCGCCCAGCTTGACCTTCCATTCGACCAGCCGCCCCTCTTTCATGTCGGCACCCAGGCTGGGCATGCGGAACTCAGTCATTGGAAGCCACCATTCTTTTTGCGGTTGTGACGATGGTCTCAGCCTGCGGCATCGCCGCGTCTTCAAGGTGTTTGGCGTAGGGCATGGGGACCTCGGCGCCACAGATCCTCTCGACGGGGACATCCAGATCGTAAAAGGCACCTTCCATGATACGTGCACTGATCTCTGCGGAAATTCCCCCGCTACGCCAGCCTTCATCGACGATCAGTGCCCGGTGCGTAGTTGCGATGGAGGAGAGGAAAGTCTCCTCATCCAGCGGCCGCAGGGTCCGCAGGTCTATCACTTCCGCCTCGATGCCTTCGCCGGCGAGTGCTTCGGCCGCCTCCAGAGCCTTGAACAGGCTGGCGCCGTAGGTGATGATCGTCAGGTCACGGCCTCGTCGGCGTATCAGGGCCCTGTCAATGTCCACGGCTCCTGCGTCTGCCGCCAGCGGCCCCTCCATGTTCAGCAACCCCTGGTGTTCAAAGATGAGCACCGGATCGGGGTCTTCCAGGGCGGTCCAGAGCATGCCTCGCGCATCCTCCAGGGTTGCCGGGGTCAACACCTTGATGCCGGGAACATGGGCATACCACCCCTCCAGGCTGTGAGAGTGCTGGGCCGCCAGCTGCTTGCCGCCGCCGGTGGACATGCGGATAACCAGAGGAACATTGAACAGCCCGCCCGACATATGCAGAAATGTTGCGGCATTGTTGATGATCTGATCGGCTGCCAAAAGGCTGAAATTGACCGTCATAATTTCCACGATGGGACGCATGCCGCCAAGGGCAGCCCCAATGCCGGCCCCGGTGAAGGCCGACTCCGACAGGGGCGTGTCGATGATCCGCTCCGGGCCGAACTCTTCGAGCAGCCCTTTACTGACTGCAAAGCAGCCACCGTACCGGCCGACATCCTCCCCCAAAAGAAACACTCTTTTGTCCCGTTGCATCGCTTCGCGCATCGCTGCCCGCACAGCTTCCCGATACGTGGTCTGAATCATGTTTTTTTCGCTCATGTCGTCCCCCTTTCCGAATAAACAAAGCGCGTTAGATCCTCCACCGGCTCCCAGGTACCGTTTTCGGCAAAAGCCACCGCCTCTTCAATTTCCCTGGCAACTTGCCGCTCCAGTTTCTCCATGTCGCCATCGCTTAGCAGATCCTGCTTCTTGAGGCGTTTGACGAAGGAATCGATGGGGCAACGTTTCTTCCACTTGTCGACCTCGGCCTTGGACCGATAGAGTTCCGGATCAAACATCGAATGGGCCCGGAAACGGTAGGTGCGGCACTCCAGAAAGTACGGTTTTTGTCCCGAGCGCACAGCGTTCACAGCTTCATTGGCCGCCGCCTCAACGGCAAGTACATCCATGCCATCCACGGCTGAGGCGGCAATGCGGTAGCTGACCGCCTTACGGGTCAGATCGGTGACCGACTGCGACCGCTCCAAGGCGGTGCCCATGGCATAAAGATTGTTCTCACAGATAAAAAGGACCGGGAGGTTCCAGAGGGCGGCCAGGTTCATCGATTCGTGAAACTCCCCTTCGGAGACGGCTCCGTCACCGAAGAAACAGCAGGTGACACGCTTTTTGCCCTGCATCTTGTCAGCCAGGGCCAATCCCACCGCCAGTGGCAAGCCGCCGCCGACGATGGCGTTACCGCCGTAGAACCGGGTCTTGTCGTCAAATATGTGCATCGACCCGCCTCGCCCCCGGCTGCAACCCTCCTGTTTGCCGTACATTTCCGCCATGATGGCGCCGGCGGATATGCCACGGGCCAAGGCGTTGCCGTGTTCGCGGTAGGTGCCCACTGAGGCATCCTCCGGTTCAAGCGCCGCGCTCACGCCAGCGGCCACCGCCTCTTCACCAATATAGAGATGCAGAAAGCCGCGGATCTTCATCTTGGTGTAGAGTTCAGCAGCCTTCTCTTCAAAACGCCGTATGCGCACCATCTGATACAGCAGCTGTCGCGCATGCGCAGGATCAACCCCGGCCCCTGCCGAGCCGCTTGTCGCTTTTACCTTCATTCGTCTACCTCCAGTGTCGATGTGTCGCCCTCGGCGAGCCCCAGCTCACGCGCCTTGAGTAGCCGCCGCATGATTTTGCCGCTGCGGGTCTTGGGCAGATTGTCACGAAATTCAATCTCTTTCGGAGCCACCGCCGAGCCAAGCTTCTTGCGTGCGAAGCCGATGAGTTCCAGACGCAACTCTTCGCTGGGTTCTGTGCCCGGCTTAAGGGTGACGAAGGCCTTGACCAACTCACCGATCAATGCTTCGGGCTTGCCGATGACGCCTGCCTCAGTCACCGCCGGATGCTCCAGCAGCGCGCTTTCGACTTCGAACGGCCCGACCATATGGCCCGAGGTTTTGATAATGTCATCGGCACGGCCGACAAACCAGAAATAGCCGTCCGCATCGCGATAAGCCAGATCACCGGTTATGTACCAGTCGCCGACAAAGCATTTGCGGTAGCGCTGCTCCTCATGAAGATAAGCACGGAACATGGAGGGCCAGCCGGGCCGTAAGGCCAGTTCGCCCTGGGTGCCCGGTTCGGTAACTGCTTCGGCCCTTTCCCCGGTGCCGCGCCGCACGATCGCCGCCTCGATCCCCGGCAGCGGTAAGCCCATAGAACCAGGGCGGATGTCTACGGCTGGGTAATTGGCGATCATAATGCCGCCTGTTTCGGTCTGCCACCAGTTGTCATGGATTGGTAGGCCCAGACTTTGCTGTCCCCAGGATACGGCTTCGGGGTTGAGCGGTTCACCAACGCTATGAATGCAGCGCAGGTGGCTCAGATCATACTGTTTGGTGGGATCGATGGCCAGGCGCATCAGTCGCCGAATGGCTGTGGGGGCTGTGTACCAGATATTTACCTGCTGCTCCTCCAGCAGCTGGTACCAGCGCTTGGCATCGAACTCTGCTTCGTCGATGATGTTGGTTACGCCGTGAACGAGAGGGGCGATAATGCCGTAGGAGGTGCCGGTGACCCAGCCGGGGTCGGCGGTGCACCAGAAAACATCTCCGGGGTGAAAATCGAGTACGTACTTACCGGTCAGGTAGTGGGTAAGCACCGCATTGTGTACATGAACAGCACCCTTCGGCATCCCCGTGGTACCACTGGTAAAATGGACAATCGCCATATCCTCCGGGTCAGTCGGTGGAATGATAAACGCGTCCGCAGCCTCTTCCATACGTCTGGGCAGCGACCAGAGGCCTTCACCGATATCTTGCGCCGCATCGATGAGCAGGATATGTTT from the Desulfotalea psychrophila LSv54 genome contains:
- a CDS encoding dihydrolipoamide acetyltransferase family protein, with the translated sequence MTEFRMPSLGADMKEGRLVEWKVKLGDQVKRGDIIAEVETAKGVIEIEVFTDGVIEQILVQRGENVPVGTVLATIQGNGEQGRELREEALPEPVFKYKACLIAAHREEPAAEPPPAVVTAAGKRLRISPRARKLLAELDVELSTVQGTGQGGAITGIDIERAAAAEKAAAQSVPSTPGAAMRQAIATAMARSNREIPHYYLASRIDMSNTLRWLEAENKKRSIKERVLPVVPLIKATALALAKVPELNGYWLDNRQQPEEAVHIGFVISLRQGGLVAPAIHHANLKSLPELMETLSDLITRTRSGHLRSSELTDATVTITNLGDLGVEVVHGVIYPPQVALVGFGKILEQPWAKDGMLGIRPILTATLAADHRATDGHRGAQFLEALNHHLQKPEEL
- a CDS encoding GNAT family N-acetyltransferase, which gives rise to MNITYRDASVNDFSTIIQIFVKNMSHSVFTKATDKDVLSCIAAIQMAEEFHIASCIKIAEWDGEICGVLIGATDASVPPAVSFDYNAMIRDANIKLTTTSEGQMVLTEMLLHNKNVKFESECEVILDCDGELMFFAVNQEYRRYKIGSCLVKNFEEFLQKCGSKKYFLHTDSQSTFQYYENNGFECVWKKQSIFNSSVEHYTYVKELGACCVSRS
- a CDS encoding lipoate--protein ligase; translation: MLFIDNSGITDPRLNLAFEEYCLRNLDPQHDYLLLYINEPAVIIGRSQNAFQEIDHAFVRQKEIHVVRRISGGGAVYHDHGNLNFSFITKYEKSNILNFKKITAPVIKALQGLGVPAELSERNNIFAFGMKISGMAQYSTKKSIVSHGTLLFDVEMQDLARALKGKVEQTDSRGVPSVRSRVTNICEHLVGYMDMDTFKNSIQDSIFAPYGGMREKKLTDKDWKDIHLLSKEKYHAWEWNYGKSPECRIRRTARLNDCRIDLDLMVKGGIVKNIKICGDSACGNDMQGLEAVLTGRRYDLDEFKRALCSVDLQCYFWQLTPDKLANCLCGCYPEES
- a CDS encoding acyl carrier protein, encoding MRKEQIKETILRALQPITPEADLDGLAADENMQDALDIDSFDVLTFFVKLYEELGVEIPEEDYGQIITLNDLIGYLAARID
- a CDS encoding integrase core domain-containing protein, with the protein product MEHRLIKPMHPQSNGMVERFNGRIAAILKRTTFESAQDLEDTMHRYELVYNSHPQKALKHLTPMDKLKEFHQLKPNLFKKRPTNRRAPTSNNKTFLYQVTTSKRNMLLILLRMYNAQRMS
- the nhaR gene encoding transcriptional activator NhaR codes for the protein MEWLNYHHLFYFWTVMKEGSITAASAKLSLAQSTVSAQLSKFEENLGAKLFRRVGRNIEPTDMGHLVFRYADEIFSLGREMMDSLHGRPVAGPLSLKVGIVDVIPKLVARKLLEPTGKLPEKVRLSCHEGKDEQLLAELALHNLDVVLTDTPIRSSLSIKAYNHLLGECGVSFFGVEKLAKPRQSNFPHSLDEAPMLLPMPMSSSRGMLDQWFERIGVHPVIIGEFDDNALVKVFGQAGDGIFMAPTVIEKEVAQQYQVQVIGRTNKIREKFYAISVERIIKHPAVAAISDAAQQKLFFEC
- the hrpB gene encoding ATP-dependent helicase HrpB encodes the protein MQNPTITKSLSNYPISAVLDSLQESLAAGHTVLKSPTGSGKTTIAPITLLGQDWLHGKKIYMLEPRRVAARAAAYRMSSLLGERIGQTVGYITRYSKEFSANTKIFIVTEGVFLKTIQKDQELTDIGLVIFDEYHERSLIADLCLALCLDLATLREDFRLLVMSATLDSEKLAKLLDNARIVESAGKSFPVSVIYQPPATEFTPLSMSVTSAISYALANYEGDILTFLPGIADIKSVERELESIGNNVKILPLYGDLPIEQQDKILAPKQNRQRRVVLATPVAETSLTVDGVRCIVDSGLHKHPVYNPKNGLTSLVTSRISRASAEQRRGRAGRQNSGMCIRLWDEKIHHGLLAFTPPEICNADLTSLVLELAHWGVNDAKQLKWLDPPGKGAWEKAVKLLTQLSALNKKGEITDIGRKLRKFPLHPRLSYMLLKATELSLGLTGCYLAGILSERDIFQGHDNGIDIRDRIKALSSLSNRSSSYSGRANLNTQVCKQILQQVEQWRKTLGIRWAETINSEETGNLLCFCYPDRIAIGRSQQDSTFQLANGRQARISAQDSLNNSQIIVAAKVDVRGGNGKIFLAAPTTLMELEKNHPDLISTSDHIRWDKKELAVQARRETFIGLAKISSKPISLQDKDVALTLLLKGIQETGSEALPWSKSSRELQARLQTLFNYDQNNWQDFSDEALIQDLTWLEPFCYGFTKVQQLRDIDFQSALLAKLSYNKQQLLQTLAPTHTKVPSGSNIKITYHLGDEPRLAVRLQEVFGMCDTPTICGGSLPLTLHLLSPARRSMQITKDLKSFWQRTYPEIKKELAGRYPKHYWPDNPLEAQATSRTKRKM